The sequence TTTCTAGTAAAAAACCTAAAGTAACCTATTACGAAGGCAAGGCAGGTATAAAGACAATTCAAAATAGTTTCCTAAAAACGCCAGATAAAAACATTCGCCTCATTTACTACTATGACGTACTTAATTCTGCTTTCACAAAAAAAGAAATGGATGAGTACGGAGCGCAAAGATCAAGATTAAACATAAAAATTAAGGCTATTGCTGTCATTAAGGATAGAAATCTTCAAATTCATAAGTTAAATGATCCAAACGTAGAAAGAGCTTATGTTAGCTATACAGATTTTCCAATGGAAAGCGACATTACAATTTACGGCAATAAAATTGCCTTTGTTTCTCTGAAGCAACTATTTGGCGTAGTCATAGAGAATGAGGAGTTAGCAAAAACCATGAAATCATTCTTTGATCTAGCCTGGACTATTTCTAAGAAGAATCCTTCTTCAATATAAAATGAAAACCGCCAGCAATAAGCTGGCGGTTTCTTTCTTGCCCGCTACGCGGGCTAAGTCGGTAGTGGAAGTCTTGGCATTTCTACTTGGTGATGTTGTTGGTTTAGAACATAGCGTTGAATAGTCATTTCATCTAAA is a genomic window of Candidatus Falkowbacteria bacterium containing:
- a CDS encoding helix-turn-helix domain-containing protein; the encoded protein is MITYKQIIEFGLDEKEAKVFLAALELGGESVLAIAKKAGINRVATYEALESLIKRGLVSTFIKGKRVYYSATEPDRLGHLLEQEKQEIDNKENVLHRLMPELMSLYNFSSKKPKVTYYEGKAGIKTIQNSFLKTPDKNIRLIYYYDVLNSAFTKKEMDEYGAQRSRLNIKIKAIAVIKDRNLQIHKLNDPNVERAYVSYTDFPMESDITIYGNKIAFVSLKQLFGVVIENEELAKTMKSFFDLAWTISKKNPSSI